In the genome of Olsenella profusa DSM 13989, one region contains:
- a CDS encoding DNA/RNA non-specific endonuclease has translation MGVVVSLIVLAAVLVAGRLRHGLRGTLVITLSLALMAGMLPGCVPPIPGQPSASYRDGSPAWTAWSEQDAPNYVRLVGKAHIDAPLSPGQVTYAPLDAQGRAGTVRACITSGLMRAGEGREREAAPDPAGWPRNSRATIVLPDGRVSRDWFWNRCHLLAKSLGGEERRENLVTGTRMLNVGASDGQGGMDVFEAAIRGWLAAYPDVTVQYVATPAYEGAEPIPRSVLVDVLSSDGRLDERLEVYNAAKGYAIDYASGTYAPT, from the coding sequence ATGGGCGTGGTGGTCTCGCTTATAGTGCTGGCGGCGGTCCTGGTCGCAGGCCGTCTTCGGCACGGCCTGCGCGGGACCCTCGTCATCACGCTGTCGCTGGCCCTGATGGCGGGGATGCTGCCGGGATGCGTGCCGCCCATACCGGGACAGCCCTCGGCCTCCTACCGGGATGGCTCCCCCGCCTGGACCGCATGGTCGGAGCAGGACGCCCCCAACTACGTGCGGCTCGTGGGGAAGGCGCACATAGATGCCCCGCTCTCCCCGGGCCAGGTGACGTACGCGCCGCTCGATGCGCAGGGTCGTGCGGGCACCGTGAGGGCATGCATCACCAGCGGCCTCATGCGCGCGGGCGAGGGCCGCGAGCGGGAGGCGGCACCCGACCCCGCGGGCTGGCCCAGGAACTCGAGGGCGACCATCGTGCTGCCCGACGGCAGGGTCTCCCGCGACTGGTTCTGGAACCGCTGCCACCTGCTGGCCAAGTCGCTTGGCGGCGAGGAGCGCAGGGAGAACCTGGTGACGGGGACGCGCATGCTCAACGTGGGGGCGAGCGACGGCCAGGGCGGCATGGACGTCTTCGAGGCCGCCATCAGGGGCTGGCTCGCGGCCTACCCCGACGTGACCGTGCAGTACGTCGCCACGCCGGCCTACGAGGGCGCCGAGCCCATCCCGCGCTCGGTGCTCGTGGACGTGCTCTCGTCGGACGGCCGCCTCGACGAGCGCCTCGAGGTCTACAACGCCGCCAAGGGCTACGCGATCGACTATGCGAGCGGCACCTACGCACCGACGTAG
- a CDS encoding ISL3 family transposase has product MDAQAGMLAQLFERSMGLGPEWRASEVWFEERGGAPDELHVRVEHVRGQAVGRPECGRRCGTYDTRERTWRHLDIWQYETVVHCAVPRADCPEHGVRTVRMPWEVRPNSHFTALFEVQVLVMALSGMTVAAIASRVREGDARVWALLRRAVAEARGSADYSAVERVGIDDTARGRGQSYISTMVDLDARRVVAVTEGRDRGSVGRLCDQLEERGGDRSRVLEVTRDMAEAYSLGVASEMPQAAQTVDRSRVMQLFSRATDRVRCRERRESEEKRAMLAGTKYVWLKRESNLTGRQLAKRAGLDPARPRPRTARACQMAEAMRDVYGLPGRESAARALDRLCSWMMHSNVPEMKVVAGTLRKEREGIPDWWRRGSTNAILEGLNSIVQSIKRAARGFRNTGYFETMIFLRLGRLDFSAQLAVSTATH; this is encoded by the coding sequence ATGGACGCGCAGGCCGGCATGCTGGCGCAGCTCTTCGAGAGATCGATGGGGCTGGGGCCGGAGTGGAGGGCCTCGGAGGTCTGGTTCGAGGAGCGCGGCGGGGCCCCGGACGAGCTGCACGTCCGCGTCGAGCACGTCCGCGGCCAGGCCGTGGGGCGCCCCGAGTGCGGGCGGAGGTGCGGCACCTACGACACCCGGGAGCGCACCTGGCGCCACCTCGACATCTGGCAGTACGAGACGGTCGTGCACTGCGCCGTGCCCAGGGCGGACTGCCCGGAGCACGGCGTCCGCACCGTGCGCATGCCCTGGGAGGTCCGGCCGAACTCGCACTTCACGGCCCTCTTCGAGGTGCAGGTGCTGGTCATGGCCCTGTCCGGGATGACCGTGGCGGCCATCGCGTCGCGGGTGCGGGAGGGCGACGCCCGCGTCTGGGCGCTCCTGCGCCGTGCCGTCGCCGAGGCGAGGGGGTCGGCCGACTACTCCGCCGTCGAGCGCGTCGGCATCGACGACACCGCGAGGGGGCGCGGCCAGAGCTACATAAGCACCATGGTGGACCTCGACGCCCGGCGGGTCGTCGCCGTCACCGAGGGCAGGGACAGGGGGTCGGTCGGCAGGCTCTGCGACCAGCTGGAGGAGCGCGGCGGCGACCGCTCCCGCGTGCTCGAGGTCACCAGGGACATGGCCGAGGCGTACTCGCTCGGCGTCGCGTCCGAGATGCCCCAGGCGGCCCAGACCGTCGACCGCTCCCGCGTGATGCAGCTCTTCTCGAGGGCCACGGACCGGGTGAGGTGCCGCGAGAGGCGCGAGTCCGAGGAGAAGAGGGCCATGCTCGCCGGCACGAAGTACGTCTGGCTCAAGCGCGAGTCCAACCTCACGGGGAGGCAGCTCGCGAAGAGGGCCGGGCTCGACCCGGCGCGCCCGCGCCCGAGGACCGCGAGGGCATGCCAGATGGCCGAGGCGATGCGCGACGTCTACGGGCTCCCCGGCCGCGAGTCCGCGGCGCGGGCGCTCGACCGGCTCTGCTCCTGGATGATGCACTCGAACGTCCCGGAGATGAAGGTGGTCGCGGGGACGCTCCGCAAGGAGCGGGAGGGCATCCCCGACTGGTGGCGGAGGGGCTCGACGAACGCGATCCTGGAGGGGCTCAACTCAATCGTCCAGTCCATCAAGAGGGCCGCGAGGGGCTTCAGGAACACCGGGTACTTCGAGACGATGATATTCCTCAGGCTCGGTCGCCTGGACTTCTCGGCCCAGCTGGCCGTCTCGACCGCTACCCACTAG
- a CDS encoding DUF6724 family protein — protein MEQVSRFFDWLFGTRPGVLTLVGGGIVLFFIISLVLERRTHRLYKNHERSEDDWDLFDDEDDSESGWSAFDDDNV, from the coding sequence ATGGAGCAGGTGTCACGGTTCTTTGATTGGCTCTTTGGCACGCGACCCGGCGTGCTGACCCTCGTGGGCGGCGGCATCGTGCTGTTCTTCATCATCTCGCTGGTGCTGGAACGTCGCACGCATCGCCTGTACAAGAACCACGAGAGGTCCGAGGACGATTGGGATCTCTTTGATGACGAGGATGACTCCGAAAGCGGTTGGTCGGCCTTCGATGACGACAACGTGTAG